A region from the Wansuia hejianensis genome encodes:
- a CDS encoding ATP-dependent helicase: MAATELKNQKELSQILQQIKMGHHFLLSGGAGSGKTFSLVEVLQSISSLVPSAHIACITYTNAAAIEIKNRASVKNLRVSTIHDFLWDSIAQFQKELKVTLLELINEPDNVIKSPTPGEIYSNEFENGIQYKEYVRIGNGEISHDEVLLLAHRMFKKYPRLCDLLLDKFQFIFVDEYQDTSPLVIEILLNFLQARKKKNIIGFFGDSMQSIYETGVGVIDGYIEQGIVVKVIKEQNRRNPQSVIDIANALRKDGLIQQPSDDISAPNMKNSVVKQGTVKFAYSKSFDLKKVKSSILVQGWDFTNAKETKELRLTHNLIANEAGFSQLMEIYDNDPIAAFKKAFKEEAKKQSIQIPNDVPFEDAVGLLNWTYKRGPNKGKSHLDVLLEAPSNKKLFEHIKRWPYEKVQKIYLDKDSLIDDKVVIDGVTIKEPKRDRLIQHLFKIQELISLYESKQYNELIRMTSFRVQSVADKVKLKTAIEHLKAQNGASIATVISYAHKEGLCIIDDQLQEFIDNNEYLYWRVSDIAFVEVQNLYKYIEGYMPFSTQHKIKGLEFKNVLIVLHNGGWNNYNFEYLFNHNVGAMLTPAQKRSYPNILRRTQKLFYVCCTRAKDNLVVYYPSPSDEILEGAVNLFGTKNCIDLDAE; encoded by the coding sequence TTGGCTGCGACAGAATTAAAAAATCAGAAAGAATTAAGTCAAATTCTCCAGCAAATAAAAATGGGGCATCATTTTTTATTAAGCGGTGGAGCCGGAAGCGGGAAAACTTTTTCATTAGTAGAGGTATTACAATCCATCTCCTCATTAGTTCCATCAGCTCATATTGCGTGTATCACTTATACAAATGCCGCAGCTATAGAGATTAAAAATCGTGCAAGCGTTAAAAACCTGAGAGTTTCAACAATTCATGACTTTTTATGGGATTCAATTGCTCAATTTCAGAAAGAATTAAAAGTAACATTGTTGGAATTGATCAATGAGCCGGACAATGTAATAAAAAGTCCGACGCCAGGAGAAATTTATTCCAACGAATTCGAAAACGGGATACAGTATAAAGAATACGTACGAATTGGTAATGGAGAAATTTCGCATGATGAAGTGCTGCTTTTAGCTCACAGAATGTTCAAAAAGTATCCTCGTCTCTGTGATTTGCTATTGGACAAATTTCAATTTATTTTTGTTGATGAATATCAAGACACTTCTCCTTTGGTCATAGAAATATTATTGAATTTTCTCCAGGCCAGAAAAAAGAAAAACATTATTGGCTTTTTTGGAGACTCTATGCAATCAATATATGAGACAGGTGTTGGAGTCATTGATGGGTACATAGAGCAGGGCATCGTCGTTAAAGTGATAAAAGAGCAAAACCGCAGGAATCCGCAGTCTGTTATTGATATAGCAAATGCTTTAAGAAAAGATGGACTGATTCAACAACCTTCAGACGATATTTCGGCACCGAATATGAAAAATAGCGTCGTTAAACAAGGAACTGTAAAATTTGCATATTCAAAGAGTTTTGATTTAAAGAAAGTTAAATCATCCATATTGGTACAGGGGTGGGATTTTACAAATGCTAAAGAAACCAAAGAACTACGGCTAACCCACAATCTGATTGCAAATGAAGCTGGTTTTTCGCAACTTATGGAGATTTACGACAATGATCCAATTGCAGCATTTAAAAAAGCATTCAAAGAGGAAGCAAAAAAACAGAGTATCCAAATACCTAATGATGTTCCTTTTGAAGATGCCGTAGGTTTATTGAATTGGACCTATAAAAGAGGCCCCAATAAAGGGAAATCTCACTTGGATGTTCTTTTGGAAGCTCCCTCAAATAAAAAGCTTTTTGAGCACATTAAGAGATGGCCGTATGAGAAAGTCCAGAAAATTTATTTGGACAAAGATAGCCTGATTGATGACAAAGTTGTAATTGATGGTGTTACTATAAAAGAACCAAAAAGAGATCGTTTAATACAGCACTTGTTTAAGATTCAAGAACTCATCTCTTTATATGAGTCAAAGCAATATAATGAATTAATTCGAATGACCTCATTCCGTGTTCAGTCAGTTGCTGATAAAGTAAAGCTTAAAACAGCTATTGAGCATTTAAAAGCGCAAAATGGAGCTTCGATTGCAACCGTCATCAGTTATGCACATAAAGAAGGTCTTTGTATTATTGATGACCAACTTCAGGAATTTATTGATAATAACGAATATTTGTATTGGCGTGTTTCGGATATTGCATTTGTGGAAGTCCAGAATCTCTACAAATATATTGAAGGGTATATGCCGTTTTCTACCCAGCACAAAATAAAAGGGCTTGAATTTAAAAATGTGTTAATTGTATTGCACAATGGCGGCTGGAACAATTACAATTTTGAATATCTTTTTAATCACAATGTAGGTGCTATGCTGACTCCTGCTCAAAAAAGAAGCTATCCCAATATATTGCGTCGAACCCAAAAACTCTTTTATGTTTGCTGTACCAGAGCTAAAGATAATTTAGTGGTATACTATCCCTCTCCGAGTGATGAAATCTTAGAGGGCGCAGTCAATTTATTCGGAACTAAAAATTGTATCGATCTTGATGCCGAATAA
- a CDS encoding CpsB/CapC family capsule biosynthesis tyrosine phosphatase — protein sequence MYDIHCHALQQVDDGADSLQMALDMLAYEYTEGVRTIILTPHFRKLMFETDEKAIEEQFALLCAAAAERLPDLRLYLGCEFHVNMDMIELLEQKGKRFCMADSEYVLMEFSGRDGRAYIWERLYAAVTNGFYPIIAHAERYSVLRDNLDFVEEIVHLGARLQVNADSVIGKNGREGKKFCQQLIKRRLLDFVGSDAHDLKRRPSRIAECAAYIEKKAGHDFAEQIFVNNPAEIIEQQIQ from the coding sequence ATGTATGATATTCATTGTCATGCGCTGCAGCAGGTAGATGACGGTGCGGATTCCCTGCAGATGGCGCTTGATATGCTGGCATACGAATATACTGAAGGTGTCAGGACGATCATATTGACTCCGCATTTCCGCAAATTGATGTTTGAGACAGATGAGAAGGCCATAGAAGAACAGTTTGCTTTACTCTGTGCCGCGGCGGCTGAGCGTTTGCCGGATTTACGTCTGTATTTGGGATGTGAATTTCATGTGAATATGGACATGATAGAACTTCTGGAACAAAAGGGGAAGCGGTTTTGCATGGCGGACTCAGAATATGTTCTGATGGAGTTTTCCGGAAGAGATGGCCGGGCGTACATTTGGGAACGGCTGTATGCAGCCGTTACGAATGGATTTTATCCGATTATAGCTCACGCGGAACGTTATTCGGTTCTGAGAGACAATCTGGATTTTGTAGAAGAGATTGTGCATCTGGGAGCGAGGCTGCAGGTGAATGCCGACAGTGTAATCGGAAAGAATGGGCGGGAAGGAAAGAAGTTTTGCCAGCAATTGATAAAACGCAGGCTTCTGGATTTTGTGGGCAGTGACGCACATGATCTGAAACGCCGCCCGTCCCGTATAGCTGAGTGTGCTGCATATATTGAGAAAAAAGCAGGACATGACTTTGCGGAGCAGATATTTGTCAATAATCCAGCGGAGATTATTGAGCAGCAGATACAGTGA
- a CDS encoding polysaccharide biosynthesis protein gives MGKTQENGLNGSPKRKKKKMLEHWEVVAFYLVLYDMAAVNLAYFTGLWLRFDFHFSSIPQTYLYAFLRFAPFYTAFTIIVFYALRLYKSIWRFASFSELNRIFVASFITAMFQVVGITGFIKRMPASYYIIGAVTQFLLTVAIRFAYRYILLERSKREKNSAAVHNVMVIGAGAAGQVILKELVNSKEAKARPRCIIDDNSNKWGRFIDGVPIVGGRDDIMDSVKKYKIDQILFAIPTATVGQQRDILNICKETGCEMKRLPGVYQLVNGEVSLSKMKAVAVEDLLGRDPIKVNMEEIFQHLKGKTILVTGGGGSIGSELCRQIAGHEPKRLIIFDIYENNAYDIEQELLAKYPKLDLKVLIGSVRDSGKVNWLFETYKPDIVYHAAAHKHVPLMENSPCEAIKNNVIGTYKTAYAALKNGCHRFVLISTDKAVNPTNIMGASKRLCEMVIQSMDIVSKEGREDLLPLIYTHGQREDELHDSEGKATVRHMESAGRRKNRTEFVAVRFGNVLGSNGSVIPLFRKQIEKGGPVTVTHPDIIRYFMTIPEAVSLVLQAGTYAKGGEIFVLDMGEPVKIDTLARNLIKLSGYKPDEDIKIVYTGLRPGEKLYEEKLMAEEGMEKTPNDLIHIGKPIYMDVERFFKQLELLAQFSYVESPEILSIVALAVPTYHCKSDEDKIPISEDNHEALMKESAITRESIRQSAYYGKKA, from the coding sequence ATGGGAAAGACGCAAGAAAATGGTTTAAATGGCAGTCCCAAAAGAAAAAAGAAAAAAATGCTGGAACATTGGGAAGTTGTGGCTTTTTATCTGGTTTTATATGATATGGCTGCGGTCAATCTGGCGTATTTTACAGGGCTTTGGCTGCGCTTTGATTTTCATTTTTCTAGTATCCCTCAAACATATCTGTATGCGTTTTTAAGGTTTGCGCCTTTTTATACAGCATTTACGATAATCGTGTTTTATGCATTACGGCTGTACAAAAGTATTTGGCGCTTTGCTAGCTTTAGCGAACTGAACCGGATATTTGTAGCGAGTTTTATAACTGCGATGTTCCAGGTGGTTGGTATTACCGGATTTATAAAACGGATGCCAGCCTCTTATTACATTATTGGGGCGGTGACCCAGTTCCTTCTGACGGTGGCAATCAGGTTTGCCTACCGGTATATTTTGCTGGAACGGAGCAAGCGGGAAAAGAATAGTGCAGCGGTACATAACGTCATGGTCATTGGCGCGGGGGCTGCCGGACAGGTGATTCTAAAAGAGCTGGTAAACTCTAAGGAAGCCAAAGCAAGGCCCCGCTGCATTATTGATGATAATTCAAATAAATGGGGACGTTTTATCGACGGGGTGCCGATTGTCGGCGGCCGTGACGATATTATGGACAGCGTCAAAAAGTATAAGATTGACCAGATATTGTTCGCGATCCCCACGGCTACGGTTGGACAACAGAGAGACATTTTGAATATCTGCAAAGAGACGGGCTGCGAGATGAAGCGGCTGCCAGGGGTGTACCAGCTTGTAAATGGAGAAGTTTCCCTGAGCAAGATGAAGGCTGTGGCAGTAGAGGATCTGCTGGGCCGCGATCCGATTAAGGTAAATATGGAAGAAATATTTCAGCATTTAAAAGGCAAGACGATACTCGTCACCGGCGGCGGCGGGTCTATCGGAAGCGAGCTCTGCAGGCAGATCGCGGGGCATGAGCCAAAACGGCTGATTATTTTTGATATTTATGAAAACAATGCTTACGACATTGAACAGGAGCTGTTAGCAAAATATCCGAAATTGGATCTGAAGGTGCTGATCGGATCTGTCCGAGACAGTGGGAAAGTTAACTGGCTGTTCGAGACGTATAAGCCGGATATCGTGTATCACGCGGCGGCACATAAGCATGTCCCGTTAATGGAAAACAGTCCCTGCGAGGCAATTAAGAATAATGTGATAGGTACATATAAAACGGCGTACGCAGCGTTAAAAAACGGCTGCCATCGGTTTGTGCTGATCAGCACGGATAAGGCTGTAAATCCAACGAATATCATGGGAGCCAGTAAACGATTATGTGAAATGGTGATCCAGAGCATGGATATAGTCAGTAAAGAAGGGCGGGAAGATCTACTGCCGTTGATTTATACACATGGACAAAGAGAAGATGAGCTGCATGATTCTGAGGGCAAAGCAACGGTACGGCATATGGAAAGTGCAGGAAGGCGGAAAAACAGGACGGAATTTGTGGCCGTACGTTTTGGAAATGTGCTGGGAAGCAATGGGTCGGTGATACCGCTGTTCAGGAAGCAGATAGAAAAGGGCGGTCCGGTAACGGTGACACATCCTGATATCATACGATATTTCATGACGATACCCGAGGCGGTAAGCTTGGTGCTTCAGGCGGGGACATACGCGAAGGGCGGGGAAATATTTGTATTGGATATGGGGGAACCGGTGAAGATTGATACGTTGGCGAGGAATTTGATTAAGCTGTCGGGGTATAAGCCGGATGAAGATATAAAGATTGTGTATACGGGGCTTAGGCCGGGGGAGAAGCTGTATGAGGAAAAGCTGATGGCGGAAGAAGGGATGGAAAAGACGCCAAATGATTTGATACATATTGGGAAACCGATATACATGGATGTTGAGCGATTTTTTAAACAGTTAGAGTTGCTTGCTCAATTCAGCTATGTAGAAAGCCCTGAAATTTTAAGTATTGTAGCTTTGGCGGTTCCTACTTACCATTGTAAATCTGATGAAGATAAGATACCAATCAGTGAAGATAATCATGAGGCATTAATGAAAGAATCGGCAATAACCCGGGAAAGTATCCGGCAAAGCGCTTATTATGGAAAGAAAGCTTAG
- a CDS encoding DegT/DnrJ/EryC1/StrS family aminotransferase, whose protein sequence is MLETVICGGNEIIKKNIPFGSPDISDLEINEVVEVLKSGWITTGSRTKELERRLAKFCNTSKVVCLNSATAAEELNFRICGIGPDDEIVVPAYTYTATASAAIHCGAKVVFVDSQKDNCEMDYDKLAEAITEKTKAVVAVDIGGIVADYDRIFEIVVSKKQLFRAKEGNDLGARIQQAIGRVLVFADGAHSLGASRNGKMVGEIADFTDFSFHAVKNFTTAEGGASTWRDITGIDNEEMYKQYQLYSLHGQSKDALAKTQIGVWEYDIVGPWYKCNMTDIMAAIGLRQLDRYPGILERRKEIISKYDKVCDELGVSHLIHFSGESISSGHLYLTRIPGVTDETRREIIIKLAERGVSTNVHYKPLPMMTAYKEMGWRIDEFPNAYAYYENLITLPLHTKLSDEDIQYIVENFRDIVKAYL, encoded by the coding sequence ATGTTAGAAACGGTTATTTGTGGTGGAAATGAAATTATCAAAAAAAATATACCTTTTGGCTCGCCAGATATTTCTGATTTGGAAATAAATGAGGTTGTAGAAGTTTTGAAATCCGGATGGATTACTACAGGATCTCGAACAAAAGAATTGGAGAGAAGACTAGCAAAATTTTGTAATACATCTAAGGTTGTTTGCTTAAATTCAGCTACAGCTGCGGAAGAACTGAACTTTAGAATATGCGGAATTGGCCCGGATGACGAAATCGTGGTGCCCGCATATACGTACACGGCTACTGCATCAGCTGCAATTCATTGTGGTGCTAAGGTTGTTTTTGTTGATAGTCAGAAAGATAATTGTGAAATGGACTATGACAAATTGGCTGAAGCTATTACAGAAAAGACGAAAGCTGTTGTTGCGGTAGATATTGGTGGTATCGTTGCGGACTATGATCGGATTTTTGAAATCGTTGTAAGTAAGAAGCAGCTATTCAGAGCAAAAGAAGGGAATGATCTTGGAGCAAGAATCCAGCAAGCGATAGGACGCGTTTTAGTATTTGCAGATGGTGCCCACAGTTTGGGAGCTAGCAGAAATGGAAAGATGGTCGGGGAAATTGCCGACTTTACAGATTTTTCGTTTCATGCAGTAAAGAATTTTACAACTGCCGAAGGCGGTGCTTCAACTTGGAGAGATATAACTGGAATTGATAATGAAGAGATGTATAAGCAGTATCAGCTTTATAGTCTTCATGGTCAGTCTAAAGATGCCCTTGCAAAAACACAGATAGGTGTATGGGAATATGATATTGTAGGTCCTTGGTATAAGTGTAATATGACGGATATTATGGCAGCGATAGGACTTCGTCAGCTCGACCGTTATCCAGGAATTTTAGAGAGAAGAAAAGAAATAATATCCAAGTATGATAAGGTTTGTGACGAATTGGGTGTGAGTCATTTGATTCATTTTTCTGGAGAGTCTATTTCATCCGGTCATTTATATCTCACACGAATTCCTGGTGTGACAGATGAAACTAGAAGGGAAATAATTATCAAGCTCGCAGAGCGTGGCGTGTCGACAAATGTTCACTACAAACCATTGCCAATGATGACTGCATACAAAGAAATGGGTTGGCGTATTGATGAATTTCCAAATGCATATGCATATTACGAAAACCTTATTACCTTGCCTTTACACACAAAATTAAGTGATGAAGATATTCAATATATTGTCGAGAATTTTAGGGATATAGTGAAGGCATATCTGTAA
- a CDS encoding sugar transferase: protein MLRKWEQLPEFMKCEEVKNYYIILDHRKRSLLLKRAFDIMAAIILVILLGIPMLLIAVLIKIDSKGPVFFRQERVTSYGKTFRIHKFRTMVNNADQMGLTVTVDGDFRITKVGEKLRGYRLDELPQLFDVLSGDMSFVGTRPETTKYVEKYTKEMYATLLLPAGITSEASIRYKNEAKLLSAVENVDMVYMTEVMPNKMKYNLMSIQRFSLISDMATMMRTIFAVLGKEYE, encoded by the coding sequence ATGCTTAGAAAATGGGAACAGTTACCTGAGTTTATGAAATGTGAGGAAGTAAAAAATTATTATATAATCCTTGATCATAGAAAACGGAGCTTGCTGTTAAAAAGAGCCTTTGATATTATGGCTGCCATAATTCTCGTAATTCTTTTAGGCATCCCCATGTTGCTTATTGCGGTGTTGATTAAGATAGATTCAAAAGGTCCGGTTTTCTTTCGACAGGAAAGAGTTACCTCATATGGTAAGACATTTAGAATTCATAAATTTCGTACAATGGTTAATAATGCAGATCAAATGGGTTTGACAGTTACAGTTGACGGAGACTTTCGAATTACCAAAGTTGGCGAAAAATTGAGAGGATATCGATTAGATGAACTTCCTCAGTTGTTTGATGTATTAAGTGGAGATATGAGTTTTGTGGGAACTAGACCAGAAACCACTAAATATGTTGAGAAATATACAAAAGAGATGTATGCAACTTTATTATTACCTGCAGGAATTACGAGTGAAGCAAGTATCCGTTATAAAAATGAAGCGAAACTTTTGAGTGCAGTTGAGAATGTAGATATGGTTTATATGACTGAAGTAATGCCAAATAAAATGAAGTATAACCTAATGAGCATACAAAGATTTAGCCTTATTAGCGATATGGCAACCATGATGAGAACAATATTTGCAGTATTAGGAAAAGAATATGAGTAA
- a CDS encoding glycosyltransferase: MSKNNNIIEYPKFSVLMSLYIKERTEYFVECMESILSQTIPPSEIVIVFDGPLSDELYATVKKYERLNPGLIKIVNNKYNKGLGLALTDGVLACSYDFIARMDTDDIAREDRFEIQLKMFINDPSLDICGSHIIEFDGNVNNVLARRVVPLTHEEIAKYQKQRSAFNHMTVMYKKNAVLKAGNYEHCPLMEDDLMWIRMLLSGAKCANYDGDLVFARTGSAMIERRGGWSYFKKYRSGRKIILDTGYISKWDYLKTIYIQFVVALVPKKIRLLIFTKLLR, from the coding sequence ATGAGTAAGAATAATAATATCATAGAGTATCCTAAATTTTCGGTTCTTATGTCATTATATATAAAAGAAAGAACTGAATATTTTGTAGAGTGTATGGAGAGTATATTATCTCAGACTATACCACCGAGTGAAATAGTTATTGTATTTGATGGTCCATTGTCAGATGAGTTATATGCTACGGTTAAAAAATACGAGCGCTTAAATCCTGGTTTAATAAAGATTGTAAATAACAAATATAATAAGGGACTGGGATTGGCTCTTACAGATGGAGTTTTAGCTTGTTCCTATGATTTTATTGCTCGAATGGATACAGATGATATTGCACGGGAAGATCGTTTTGAAATTCAATTAAAAATGTTTATTAATGATCCGTCTTTAGATATTTGTGGAAGTCACATTATTGAATTTGATGGAAATGTAAATAATGTGTTGGCTCGGCGAGTTGTTCCGCTGACACATGAGGAGATAGCAAAGTATCAAAAGCAAAGAAGCGCATTTAATCACATGACCGTTATGTATAAGAAAAATGCCGTATTAAAGGCTGGAAACTATGAACATTGTCCGTTAATGGAAGACGATTTGATGTGGATTAGAATGCTATTATCCGGTGCTAAGTGTGCAAACTATGATGGTGATTTGGTGTTTGCTAGAACCGGAAGTGCGATGATTGAGAGAAGAGGCGGATGGAGCTACTTTAAAAAATATAGAAGTGGCAGAAAAATAATTTTGGATACTGGATATATAAGTAAATGGGACTATTTAAAAACAATTTATATTCAATTTGTTGTTGCTTTAGTTCCGAAAAAAATTCGGTTACTTATTTTTACAAAACTTTTGAGATGA
- a CDS encoding glycosyltransferase family 2 protein, whose amino-acid sequence MTYEKGLVSVIIPTYKRTDKLLRAVKSVCEQSYKYLEVLVVNDNENDDRYTKALISLMETVTDSRVQLIFQEKHINGAAARNAGIKKARGEYIAFLDDDDYWHIEKIRKQIEAFKTLDESYGAVSTMFKSFLGDKIISKSLPYKDGYIWESILLRRCDVTTCSIMIKHEALDKSGYFDESLARHQEIQLLAYLSHEYKIYLLKEYLVYVDAWGENNPSPERLIKAKKDFYKSVEPLMNQLSDRRKIRIIIMHNFEVAFAFYKQKDMKQCVKYFLPILSSPVTVYYAVERVLLRLKSKRI is encoded by the coding sequence ATGACATATGAAAAAGGATTGGTTAGTGTAATAATTCCGACATATAAGAGAACGGATAAGTTGCTGCGGGCCGTTAAAAGTGTTTGCGAACAATCTTATAAATATTTAGAAGTTTTGGTTGTTAATGATAATGAGAATGATGACAGATACACAAAGGCATTGATATCCCTAATGGAAACAGTCACTGATTCGAGAGTTCAATTGATTTTTCAGGAGAAACATATCAATGGTGCTGCTGCAAGAAATGCTGGCATAAAGAAGGCCCGTGGTGAATATATAGCTTTTTTAGATGATGATGATTATTGGCACATAGAAAAGATCAGAAAACAAATAGAAGCATTTAAAACATTGGATGAGTCATATGGGGCGGTTAGCACGATGTTTAAATCTTTTTTGGGTGATAAAATAATATCCAAAAGCTTGCCCTATAAAGACGGATATATATGGGAAAGCATTTTGTTACGCAGGTGTGATGTGACGACTTGTTCAATTATGATTAAGCATGAGGCGCTGGATAAGTCAGGATATTTTGATGAAAGCCTTGCAAGACATCAGGAAATACAATTGTTAGCGTATTTAAGTCATGAATATAAGATTTATTTACTGAAGGAATATTTAGTGTATGTTGATGCGTGGGGTGAAAACAACCCGTCTCCTGAAAGATTGATTAAGGCAAAGAAAGACTTTTATAAATCAGTAGAACCGTTAATGAATCAATTGTCAGATCGCCGCAAAATACGAATTATTATCATGCATAATTTTGAGGTTGCATTTGCTTTTTATAAGCAGAAAGATATGAAACAATGCGTGAAGTATTTTCTGCCAATTTTATCCAGTCCAGTAACAGTATACTATGCTGTGGAAAGAGTATTATTGCGTTTGAAATCCAAAAGGATATAA
- a CDS encoding acyltransferase produces the protein MSKLKYMIAKLKYLLQGRNNEAINAYFRKCGITIGNNTHIFSDISGGEGFLISIGDDVTISNNVSLITHDASVSHYIDNVTDIFGEIKIGNNCFIGMNTTILPGVSIAKNCVIGAGSVLAKSIQEEGTVWAGNPAKKICLVSNLQKKYEDYAVNLSNNCTDKEDTIQKANMIKR, from the coding sequence ATGAGTAAACTAAAATATATGATTGCAAAACTAAAATATTTATTACAGGGAAGGAATAACGAAGCTATAAATGCCTATTTTAGAAAATGCGGCATTACTATAGGTAATAATACGCATATTTTTTCTGATATATCTGGTGGAGAAGGGTTTCTTATTTCGATTGGTGATGATGTAACGATTTCAAATAATGTATCCTTAATTACACATGATGCAAGCGTCTCACACTATATTGACAATGTGACGGACATATTTGGTGAAATAAAAATAGGGAATAATTGCTTTATTGGAATGAATACTACGATTTTGCCTGGAGTTTCAATAGCAAAGAATTGCGTTATTGGCGCGGGTAGTGTTTTAGCTAAGTCTATACAGGAAGAAGGAACAGTCTGGGCAGGAAATCCAGCGAAAAAAATATGTTTGGTTAGTAATTTGCAAAAAAAATATGAAGATTATGCCGTAAACCTTTCTAATAATTGTACGGATAAAGAAGATACAATACAGAAAGCAAATATGATAAAAAGATAG
- a CDS encoding O-antigen ligase family protein, translating into MEVRFRNIYIVLISAVLAVLGTLAARGSVSISVIPVPYMYAVIMIIFVIGFYKNPFIIPVNKKFLLLIGICALSAAFNSDTKMIVSCFCMLVIFSYLLKASEELRIYLLLGTALGQFVFLFRYGLIDSWNGNSVCTALAFVTMIALLSYLTNISDLAILLITFVAGVIVIIMSSRTSIIAFFVSMLCLFIIRYRKKSSWPVKLTVLIALLLIFIVRFRDKLSLVLFNKWSSRGYEGVSILTGRGYIWVNELKNDWTWLGNGESYFDSIYHHNDAHNIFIQVLGRYGTIVLILFIVFAASLIIWSFKMKNDSKMYILPIVVAYFITGLFENVLFIDCKMYIPSILILIIAATLINDKNSAVEEVNASDL; encoded by the coding sequence ATGGAAGTACGATTCAGAAATATATACATTGTTTTAATATCAGCAGTACTGGCAGTATTGGGTACACTCGCTGCAAGAGGTAGTGTCTCTATTTCTGTGATTCCAGTTCCATATATGTACGCAGTTATTATGATTATTTTTGTAATTGGTTTTTACAAAAATCCATTTATAATACCTGTGAATAAAAAATTTTTATTACTAATCGGAATATGCGCTCTTTCTGCGGCTTTTAATTCGGATACAAAAATGATTGTTTCATGTTTTTGTATGTTAGTGATTTTCTCGTATTTATTGAAGGCTTCAGAAGAATTGAGAATATATTTACTACTAGGTACTGCGTTAGGACAATTTGTGTTTTTGTTTAGATATGGATTAATTGATTCGTGGAATGGTAATAGTGTGTGCACTGCGCTTGCTTTTGTAACTATGATTGCCTTACTCTCGTATCTAACTAATATTTCTGATTTGGCAATACTACTAATTACATTCGTTGCTGGTGTAATTGTTATTATTATGTCTTCTAGAACATCAATTATTGCTTTTTTTGTTTCAATGCTTTGCTTGTTTATTATTCGTTACCGAAAAAAATCGTCTTGGCCTGTCAAACTAACTGTTTTGATTGCCTTGCTGTTAATATTTATTGTTAGATTCCGTGATAAATTATCGTTAGTTTTATTTAATAAATGGTCAAGTAGAGGTTATGAAGGGGTAAGTATCTTAACCGGAAGAGGCTATATATGGGTTAATGAGTTAAAAAACGATTGGACATGGTTGGGTAATGGTGAATCTTACTTTGACAGTATATACCATCACAACGATGCACATAATATATTTATTCAGGTATTAGGAAGATATGGGACTATTGTTTTAATATTATTCATAGTATTTGCTGCCAGCCTTATCATATGGTCGTTTAAGATGAAAAATGATTCTAAAATGTATATTTTGCCAATAGTAGTAGCATATTTTATTACAGGATTATTTGAAAATGTGCTCTTTATTGATTGTAAAATGTATATCCCATCAATTTTGATTCTGATAATTGCGGCAACACTCATAAATGATAAGAATTCGGCTGTGGAGGAAGTTAATGCAAGCGATTTATAA